Genomic segment of Rhodocaloribacter litoris:
CGGCAGTTGCACGATCGCCACGGCCGCATAGAAGGCCAGGCCGATCAGGAAGTAGGCCCGCGTCCGCTGCAGGATGCTGGCGAGCACGTTGTCGATGTTCGTCCGTGTGCGCTCCGCAAAACGCGTGATGCGCGCCGTCAGGATCCGCTGCAGGAGGATGAACAGGACGGAGAGGAAAGCCCAGATGCCGATGGCTTTGACCCAGTCCACCAGCTCGGCACCGGCAAGGAGGGTCGGGGATTCCTGCTGGAGTAGTGCGATGAGGGGAAGTAGTGGGGGGACGAGCGCAGTCATATCCTGTGGTTGTCCGTCGGTCAACTGTCGCGGATGATACGGATGCGTTCCTCGGGGGTCAGTTTGGAAGGTTTTTCCGGTCCCGGCATGATCATCGCCAGGATGATGTAGGCCAGGATGAAGGGGCCGCCGGAGGCGATGGTACCGATGACGAAGGCGATGCGCACGAGGGTCGGATCGATGTTGAAGTATTCGGCGATGCCGGCACAGACCCCCGAGATCTTCTTGTTGCGGGATTTCCGGAGGCGGCGTTTCTCCGTCAGCGACGGGGTGCTCTGGCGTTCCGACGTGGAGGCCGTCCGGCTGCGGCTGCGCTGTTGCCGGGCGGCGGCCTTCGCGCGGGCGCGGGCGCGCTTCTTCTTGCGGTCCGGGCTCCACGAGAGCACGCCGAAGCCGAGGAGGATGATCAGGATGCCTGCCAGCCAGGGGAGCATCGCGGCCAGCAGGCTGAAGTCGAGGCCGTTCCAGAGGCCCAGTTGCTGGAAGAGGTAGCCGACGCCGACGAGGATCAGCGAGAGCCCGGCGATGGTCGGCAGGTTGAACGGCCCCTTGGTGCGGGTCTCTTCCTCGAAAAGCAGGGCTTCGAGCTCTTCTTCCGAGAGCTCCTCCAGTTCGGCCAGGCTGTCTTCACCCGTTTCCTCGAACGAGAGGGAGCCGGTGGCCTCGTCGTGTTCCTGCTCTGGCTGCGGTCTGTGGGTGCGCGTCTTCATGCTTGGCGGGCTCTGCGTTGATCCGGCAGCGTGGTACGGCCCGGGTTTCGGATCGGACGCATCACGCGTCCGGAGGTTACGGCGACGTTGCCGGGCGGAGGGTTTCGTACTCGGTGACGATCACCGAGACCGGTACGTCATGCGGTTCGGCCGGGACCGTCTCCAGCAGGCATGCATCGTATACCGGGCAGACGGTCGGTACGGTGAGGCCGGCCAGGAAGGCATCGTAGTAACCGTAGCCGTGGCCGAGGCGGTAGCCGTTACGACCGGCGCCCAGGGCCGGGACGATCACCAGGTCGAGCGCTTCGGGCGGAACGCTTTCGCCGTTGACCGGTTCGTCGATGCCCCACCGGTTCGGGCGCAGGGCGCCTGCTCCGGTGAAGCGCACATGCCGTAGACGCGGCCGGCCCCGTCCAGGTTGCTCTGTCGTATCAACGACGGGCAGCACGATTTGTTTATCGGCGGCCTGCAGGTGGGCGATGAGCGGGCGCGTATCCACTTCGCGCCGGGTCACGAGCGGCCAGTAGATGTGAATCGTCCTGGCGTGCTGCAGTTCCGGCAGGGCCAGCACCCGCTCGATGATGGCCTGCGACCGCGCCGCGTAGGCGGCCTCGTCGAGACCGGCCCGAAGGGCCCGCAACCGGGCCCGCAGGGCTTCCTTGGTCGGGACAAAGGACGTCATCCTACACAAACCGGCAACCGCCATGGGTGAAACGACACCGCCGGACCGGCTGGCCGCCTTTGAGGCCTACCGGGAACGCATGAACCGGCGCATTCTCGAAGAAAAGAACCATCTGGGCACCAAACGGTTCTTCAACCTCGACAGCGCGGCCTACCGGGACGGCGCCCTCGACGCGCGAACCAAGGAGCTCCTGGGCCTGGTGGCCTCCATGGTGCTCCGCTGCAACGACTGCGTCGACTACCACCTGATCCGGTGCGTCCGGGCCGGCTTCACGGACGAAGAGCTCGACGAAGCCCTGCACGTCGCCCTCGTCGTGGGCGGCTCCATCGTGATCCCGCACCTGCGCCACGCCGTCGAGACGATCGACCTGCTGCGGGCGCGTGAAAATACCGAGGATTAGCCCGAAAGGCTCCGGGAGAAGCCCGCCACGCGGCACAAGAGCCGGCGGATCACGTTGGAAAAAGCCGCGGAAAAGTTTAACTTCACCTGTCTGTGCAAAGGTGTGAATCGGGAGGCCGGCTTCCCGGCTCCGCCACCTGCCGGCATGACTTCACGAGCGACCCGAAGACCTCCATGTTTGAGAGTCTCAGCGAAAAACTCGAAGGCGCACTCAAAAGCATCAGCGGCCAGGGGCGCATCAACGAGCTGAACGTCGCGCAGACGATGCGCGAGATTCGGCGGGCGCTGCTGGATGCGGATGTCAACTATCAGGTGGCCCGCGACTTCACCGAGCGGGTGAAGGAGAAGGCCCTGGGTGCCGAGGTGCTTCGCTCGGTCTCACCCGGCCAGCAGCTCGTGAAGATCGTCTATGACGAACTCGTCCACTTCCTCGGCGAGACGAACGTCGACATCACGTACGCGCCTGCGCCCCCCACCGTGATCCTGGTGGCGGGCCTGCAGGGCTCCGGCAAGACGACGTTCTGTGCCAAGCTGGCCGCCCACCTCAAGAGCAAGGGGCGCGCTCCCATGATCGCGGCCGCCGACGTGTACCGCCCGGCGGCCGTCGAACAGCTCAAGACGCTGGCCGCCACGATCGACGTGCCGGTCTATTCGGTGGAGGAGGAGGGCCGCGTGGTGCAGGATGCCGTGCGCGTGGCCCGGGAGGCCGTCGCCGAGGCCCGGCGCACCGCCCGCGACGTGCTCATCATCGACACGGCCGGCCGCCTGCACATCGACGAGCGGATGATGCGGGAGGTCGAAGACATCAAGCGGGCCGTCGGGCCGCACGAGATCCTCTTCGTCGTCGACAGCATGACGGGGCAGGACGCCGTCAACACGGCGCTCGAGTTCAACAAGCGGCTCGACTATGACGGCGTCGTGCTCACCAAGCTCGACGGCGACACCCGCGGCGGGGCGGCCCTCTCGATCCGCTCCGTCGTCCACAAGCCGATCAAGTTTGCTTCCACCGGCGAGAAGCTCGACGCCCTGACGCCGTTCTACCCGGACCGCATGGCCCAGCGCATCCTCGGCATGGGCGACGTGGTCTCGTTCGTGGAACGGGCGCAGGAACAGTTCGACGCCGAACAGGCCGAGAAGCTGCAACGCAAGATCCGGTCCGAGGAGTTCAACCTCGAAGACTTCATGGACCAGCTGCAGAAGCTCAAGAAGATGGGCTCGCTGCGCGAGCTGATCGGCATGATCCCCGGGGTGGGGCGGCAGGTCCGGGATCTCGACATCGACGACGACGCCTTCAAACACATCGAGGCCATGATCAACGCGATGACGCCCGAGGAGCGCCGTCACCCCGAGATCATCAACGGGAGCCGGCGCCGGCGCATCGCCCTGGGAAGTGGCGTGGAGGTGCGGGACGTGAACCAGCTCCTGAAGCAGTTCCGCGAGATGAAGAAGATGATGAAGACCATGACGAAGCTCATGGGCAAGGGCCGCGCCATCAACCTGTCCCAGTTGCTGGGCGGGCGATAGATCGACCCTGCGACCGGAAGCAGTCGTTATCAGGAACCCAAAATAGAGACACACGAGACGTGGCAGTTAAACTCCGTTTACGCCGAATGGGGCGCAAGAAGCGCCCGATCTATGCCGTGGTGGCAGCCGACGTGCGCAGCCCGCGCGACGGCCGGTTCATCGAAGACCTGGGGCGCTACCGGCCGCTGACCGAGCCGGCGACCGTCGAGCTGCGTGACGAGCGCGTGCTCTACTGGCTCGAACGCGGCGCGCAGCCGACGGAGACCGTCCGGAGCCTCCTCAGCCGCCAGGGGCTCCTGCTGGCACTCCATCTGAAGCGCAAGGGGGTGGCCGAGGAGGAGATCTGGCAGGCCGTCGAGGCGCACCGCACGGAGCGGGCCGAGAAGGACCGGCAGCGCGTCAAGCTGACCCCGCAGGAGCGTCGCCGGCAGGCCCTGGAGGCCGAGCGTAAGGCCGTCGAGGCCCGCGAGGCCGAGGAAGCCCGCAAGCGTGCCGAAGCCGAGGCGCGGGCCAAGGCCGAAGCCGAGGAGGCCCGGCGCAAGGCCGCCGAGGAGCGGGCCAGGGCTGCCGCCGAAGCCCAGGCCGCCCAGGAGGCCGCCAACCGGGCCCAGGCTGAAGCCGACGCCGCCGAGGCCCAGGCCGAAACGCCCGTCGAGGCGGAGGCCGGAGAGACGGCGGAGGCGAGCACCGAACCCGCGGCTGCGCCCGGGGCCGAAACGGAGACCGGCGCCGAACCGAAGGCGGAAACCGGGGCCGAGGCCGACGCCGGCGAGGCCGAGAAGAAAGACTGAAAGGACCGCCGGCGGTGAGGCCGGAAACGGGCCGCGTCGACCCTGACGCCCACACCCCCATGAAACCGGACAACCTGTTGCTCGTCGGGCGCGTCTACCGGGCGCACGGGATCCGGGGTGAGGTCAAGGTGATCCCGGAGACGGACGATCCGGAGCGCTTCACCGCGCTGGCGACCGTCTACCTGGGCACCACGCCGGAGCGGGTCGTGCCCCACCGCATCGAGACGGTTCGCTTCCAGCAGACGCGGCGCGGCCTGCTCGTCGTGCTCAAGGTCGAGGGGGTCGATACGCGCGAGGCGGCCGAGGCCCTCCGCCCCCTGGGCGTCTTCGCCAGCCGGGAGGACCTGCCCCCCCTGGGCGAAGACGAGTTCTTTTACAGCGACCTGGTCGGGCTTCGCGTCGTCGCCGAAGGCGAGGAGGGGATCGTGGGGCACGTCGAGGACGTGCTCGAACTGCCGGCCCATCCGGTGCTGCTCGTACGGCGTCCCGGCGGGGCCGAGGCGATGGTGCCGGCCGTCCCCGCCTTCATCGCAGCCATCGACTTCGACGCCGGCGAGGTCGTCGTGCGGCCCATCGAAGGGCTCTTTGCGTAAGACGGGGCACGCCCCCGGCCGCCGCCGGCACGTCCCACGTTTTGCGCATGATGAGAATTGACATTGTGACCGCGCTGCCGGAGATCGTGAAGGGACCACTCGATCACAGCATCCTCCGGCGCGCCCGGCAGAAAGGGCTCGTGGACATCCGCGTCCACGACCTGCGCGACTATGCCGCCGACCGGCACCGCACCGTCGACGACTACCCGTTCGGCGGCGGCGGCGGGATGGTGCTGAAGCCGGAACCGATCTTTGCCTGTATTGAAGCGTTGAAGGCCGACGCCGAAGCGGCCGGACACCCCGTCGACGAGGTGATCTATCTCACCCCCGACGGAGCCGTGTTCGACCAGCCGACGGCCAATGCCCTGTCCCTCAAGCACCATCTGGTGCTGCTGGCCGGGCATTACAAAGGCGTCGATCAGCGTGTGCGCGACGCGCTCGTCACGCGTGAGCTCTCCATCGGAGACTATGTGCTCAGCGGGGGCGAGCTGCCCGCCCTCGTCGTGGTCGACGCCATCGTGCGGCTGATCCCGGGCGTCCTCGGCGACGCGGCCTCGGCGCTCTCCGACTCGTTCCAGGACGGGCTGCTCGACGCACCGGTCTATACCCGCCCGGCTACCTTCCGCGGGATGAGGGTGCCCGAGGTGCTCCGCTCCGGCGACCATCGCCGGGTGGCGGCCTGGCGCGAAGCCGAGCGCCTGCGCAAAACCCGCGAACGCCGCCCCGACCTGCTCGAAGAGGA
This window contains:
- a CDS encoding PspC domain-containing protein, giving the protein MKTRTHRPQPEQEHDEATGSLSFEETGEDSLAELEELSEEELEALLFEEETRTKGPFNLPTIAGLSLILVGVGYLFQQLGLWNGLDFSLLAAMLPWLAGILIILLGFGVLSWSPDRKKKRARARAKAAARQQRSRSRTASTSERQSTPSLTEKRRLRKSRNKKISGVCAGIAEYFNIDPTLVRIAFVIGTIASGGPFILAYIILAMIMPGPEKPSKLTPEERIRIIRDS
- a CDS encoding 5-formyltetrahydrofolate cyclo-ligase; translated protein: MTSFVPTKEALRARLRALRAGLDEAAYAARSQAIIERVLALPELQHARTIHIYWPLVTRREVDTRPLIAHLQAADKQIVLPVVDTTEQPGRGRPRLRHVRFTGAGALRPNRWGIDEPVNGESVPPEALDLVIVPALGAGRNGYRLGHGYGYYDAFLAGLTVPTVCPVYDACLLETVPAEPHDVPVSVIVTEYETLRPATSP
- a CDS encoding carboxymuconolactone decarboxylase family protein; the encoded protein is MGETTPPDRLAAFEAYRERMNRRILEEKNHLGTKRFFNLDSAAYRDGALDARTKELLGLVASMVLRCNDCVDYHLIRCVRAGFTDEELDEALHVALVVGGSIVIPHLRHAVETIDLLRARENTED
- the ffh gene encoding signal recognition particle protein, with amino-acid sequence MFESLSEKLEGALKSISGQGRINELNVAQTMREIRRALLDADVNYQVARDFTERVKEKALGAEVLRSVSPGQQLVKIVYDELVHFLGETNVDITYAPAPPTVILVAGLQGSGKTTFCAKLAAHLKSKGRAPMIAAADVYRPAAVEQLKTLAATIDVPVYSVEEEGRVVQDAVRVAREAVAEARRTARDVLIIDTAGRLHIDERMMREVEDIKRAVGPHEILFVVDSMTGQDAVNTALEFNKRLDYDGVVLTKLDGDTRGGAALSIRSVVHKPIKFASTGEKLDALTPFYPDRMAQRILGMGDVVSFVERAQEQFDAEQAEKLQRKIRSEEFNLEDFMDQLQKLKKMGSLRELIGMIPGVGRQVRDLDIDDDAFKHIEAMINAMTPEERRHPEIINGSRRRRIALGSGVEVRDVNQLLKQFREMKKMMKTMTKLMGKGRAINLSQLLGGR
- the rpsP gene encoding 30S ribosomal protein S16, with product MAVKLRLRRMGRKKRPIYAVVAADVRSPRDGRFIEDLGRYRPLTEPATVELRDERVLYWLERGAQPTETVRSLLSRQGLLLALHLKRKGVAEEEIWQAVEAHRTERAEKDRQRVKLTPQERRRQALEAERKAVEAREAEEARKRAEAEARAKAEAEEARRKAAEERARAAAEAQAAQEAANRAQAEADAAEAQAETPVEAEAGETAEASTEPAAAPGAETETGAEPKAETGAEADAGEAEKKD
- the rimM gene encoding ribosome maturation factor RimM (Essential for efficient processing of 16S rRNA) codes for the protein MKPDNLLLVGRVYRAHGIRGEVKVIPETDDPERFTALATVYLGTTPERVVPHRIETVRFQQTRRGLLVVLKVEGVDTREAAEALRPLGVFASREDLPPLGEDEFFYSDLVGLRVVAEGEEGIVGHVEDVLELPAHPVLLVRRPGGAEAMVPAVPAFIAAIDFDAGEVVVRPIEGLFA
- the trmD gene encoding tRNA (guanosine(37)-N1)-methyltransferase TrmD, producing the protein MRIDIVTALPEIVKGPLDHSILRRARQKGLVDIRVHDLRDYAADRHRTVDDYPFGGGGGMVLKPEPIFACIEALKADAEAAGHPVDEVIYLTPDGAVFDQPTANALSLKHHLVLLAGHYKGVDQRVRDALVTRELSIGDYVLSGGELPALVVVDAIVRLIPGVLGDAASALSDSFQDGLLDAPVYTRPATFRGMRVPEVLRSGDHRRVAAWREAERLRKTRERRPDLLEEETARPAPPRRDLPPSS